A genome region from Primulina huaijiensis isolate GDHJ02 unplaced genomic scaffold, ASM1229523v2 scaffold32815, whole genome shotgun sequence includes the following:
- the LOC140968190 gene encoding serine carboxypeptidase-like, producing the protein MKKSSPTIYPLFLVFTLLLSPPSTAVALLRPPFELPLISAEKLIRDFNLFPNEPINIVDDDSPRDTPRLVERRLRLPNLVDSDGVSVEDLGHHAGYYKIQHSHSARMFYFFFESRNSTEDPVVIWLTGGPGCSSEMALFYENGPFTIANNLSLVRNEYGWDKVSNIIFVDQPIGTGFSYSSNRKDIRHDEKGVSDDLYDFIQDFFKEHPELAKNDFYITGESYAGHYIPAFAARVYRGNKANEGIHVNLKGFAIGNGLTDPAIQYGAYADYAMDMGMITQSQHDRINKILPLCESAVKLCGTDGTISCMAAYLVCNSIFSSVIARAGDVNYYDIRKKCVGSLCYDFSNLEKFLNQDSVRSALGVGDIEFVSCSTAVYQAMLMDWMRDLEVGIPALLEDGVKLLVYAGEYDLICNWLGNSRWVHAMEWSGKEEFAASAEVSFEVDGSEAGLLTSHGPLSFLKVHDAGHMVPMDQPKAAVEMLKRWMDGSLKNQTADAKALVSSI; encoded by the exons ATGAAGAAATCTTCTCCAACAATTTACCCTCTCTTTCTCGTTTTCACCCTCCTACTATCGCCGCCGTCCACCGCCGTAGCCTTGCTCCGACCTCCTTTTGAGTTGCCGTTGATTTCTGCCGAGAAGCTCATCCGAGACTTCAACTTGTTCCCCAATGAACCGATCAACATCGTCGACGATGATTCGCCTCGCGATACTCCGAGGCTTGTGGAGAGGCGACTTCGTCTCCCGAATTTGGTCGATTCTGACGGAGTTTCGGTTGAGGACCTAGGTCATCACGCCGGTTACTATAAGATTCAGCATTCTCATTCCGCCAG GATGTTTTACTTTTTCTTTGAGTCGCGCAACAGCACAGAAGATCCTGTTGTCATCTGGTTGACTGGTGGACCAGGCTGTAGCAGTGAGATGGCTCTTTTTTATGAAAACGGGCCTTTTACTATTGCCAACAATTTGTCTCTCGTGAGGAATGAGTACGGCTGGGACAAG GTctctaatattatatttgttgatCAGCCTATTGGCACTGGCTTTAGCTATAGTTCTAATAGAAAAGACATTCGCCATGATGAGAAGGGTGTCAGTGATGACTTATATGACTTTATACAG GATTTCTTCAAGGAGCACCCTGAGCTGGCCAAAAATGACTTTTACATTACTGGCGAATCATACGCTGGACACTATATTCCTGCTTTTGCTGCCCGCGTCTATCGAGGAAACAAAGCAAATGAAGGAATCCATGTAAATCTGAAG GGATTTGCCATTGGAAATGGGCTAACCGATCCAGCAATTCAGTACGGTGCGTATGCTGATTATGCAATGGACATGGGAATGATCACACAGTCTCAGCATGATCGCATCAACAAGATTCTTCCACTCTGTGAATCAGCAGTAAAGCTATGCG GTACCGATGGGACAATATCTTGCATGGCAGCCTACCTCGTCTGCAACTCAATATTCTCCTCCGTAATTGCACGTGCTGGTGATGTGAAT TATTACGATATTAGAAAGAAGTGTGTAGGCAGTCTCTGCTATGACTTCTCAAACTTGGAGAAATTCCTCAACCAAGATTCCGTCAGAAGTGCACTTGGAGTGGGTGACATAGAGTTCGTCTCGTGTAGTACTGCTGTTTACCAGGCTATGCTTATGGATTGGATGAGAGATCTTGAAGTTGGTATCCCTGCTCTCCTAGAGGATGGAGTAAAGTTGTTGGTGTATGCCGGAGAATATGACCTAATATGCAACTGGTTGG GTAACTCTAGATGGGTTCATGCTATGGAGTGGAGTGGTAAGGAAGAATTTGCAGCATCGGCCGAAGTTTCTTTCGAAGTTGATGGTTCTGAAGCTGGATTACTGACAAGCCACGGGCCTCTAAGTTTCTTAAAG GTCCATGATGCTGGACACATGGTTCCAATGGATCAGCCTAAAGCTGCGGTAGAGATGCTGAAGAGGTGGATGGATGGTTCACTCAAAAATCAAACTGCTGATGCAAAAGCCTTGGTTTCTTCAATATGA
- the LOC140968191 gene encoding protein SEEDLING PLASTID DEVELOPMENT 1, with protein sequence MRANSHLVLVDLHSSWPSSQQISSSTFAYLQSCKSATASISAAFRRSCGRRGKISSSRTPEVEVRTAEIRRPREWPTRGNGLLSVSSKKVSTSSSTYREDEVVSDMDLFLDIVPLRMRQELFRHDEIRELIEVVMDLGRKPIARFPSGDWIISEETVKLEDLRHAISKVGNFSDDNRSGIDRSLHRISAIRNRKTQIIGLTCRVGRAISGSAEIIHDLVEDGGSILVIGPPGVGKTTLIREIARMLADDHKKRVIIVDTSNEIGGDGDVPHSGIGRARRMQVPNVHLQHNVMIEAVENHMPETIIIDEIGTELEALAASTIAQRGVQLVATAHGITIESIIKNPSLQILVGGIESVTLGDEEARKRKVQKTILERKGPPTFTCAVEMISKTECRVHHRLDATVDAILAGKYPLFEVRRIEDEAKDHAGDTEANNSSKLTQVTEQNRVGDTIDKKSLKSTQHTGNDNVRDAETYVSLSSNRTEQTHFGDFNMANVETEENKIKGHKEVDDYHPKSKKIRSNTTMSRKSPVYVYTYKIQDADLLQVAAVMGFDDKIDVTDDIGFADAILASSYEIKQNPWIQGVAKSHQMPVFVIKSSTMAQMVKAIRMILGMDLFTTTQKQSNRTSLAIEIEDDAPKIQPSLEEIDALEEVRLAIEYIVIPGGEPVELLPRRSDIVARQLELVESYQLAAENSGTELNPRLQILPQKLNKGNFKPSSSFFFKYDGSVACGEGGTSVFKLPFLPE encoded by the exons atGAGAGCTAATTCTCATCTAGTGCTGGTTGATCTGCACAGCTCGTGGCCTTCTTCTCAACAGATTTCCAGTTCCACGTTTGCGTACCTGCAGAGTTGTAAATCTGCAACTGCTTCTATCTCGGCGGCATTTCGTCGATCATGCGGCAGGCGTGGGAAGATCTCGTCGTCTAGGACGCCGGAAGTGGAGGTACGGACGGCGGAGATTCGACGTCCGAGGGAGTGGCCTACGCGAGGAAATGGGTTGTTGTCAGTTTCCTCAAAAAAGGTCTCCACATCGAGTTCGACTTATCGAGAAGATGAGGTGGTCTCTGATATGGACCTGTTTCTTGATATAGTTCCTTTGAGGATGAGACAGGAATTGTTTAGGCATGATGAGATTCGGGAGTTAATTGAGGTGGTTATGGACTTGGGGAGGAAGCCAATTGCTCGCTTTCCTTCCGGGGATTGGATTATCTCAGAGGAAACTGTGAAGCTCGAAGATCTTCGACATGCAATCTCTAAG GTCGGTAATTTCTCTGATGACAACCGTTCTGGAATTGATCGCTCTCTGCATCGCATAAGTGCCATAAGAAATCGTAAAACACAAATTATAGGCCTTACTTGTCGAGTTGGTCGAGCTATATCTGGAAGTGCAGAAATCATACACGATTTAGTTGAAGATGGAGGCTCAATTTTGGTTATAGGGCCACCAGGAGttggcaaaacaacattaatcaG GGAAATTGCCAGAATGCTGGCTGATGACCACAAAAAACGTGTAATCATTGTTGATACGTCAAATGAAATTGGTGGTGATGGTGATGTACCCCATTCTGGTATTGGTCGTGCTAGAAGGATGCAAGTCCCAAATGTTCATTTGCAGCATAAT GTAATGATTGAAGCAGTTGAAAATCACATGCCAGAAACCattataattgatgaaataGGAACTGAGCTTGAAGCGTTGGCTGCTAGCACAATTGCTCAAAGAGGAGTTCAGCTTGTTGCAACAGCTCATGGAATTACTATTGAGAGTATCATCAAGAATCCCTCTTTGCAGATTCTTGTTGGTGGCATTGAG AGTGTTACTCTCGGTGATGAGGAAGCACGGAAGAGGAAAGTGCAGAAAACTATACTTGAGAGGAAGGGACCTCCTACATTTACTTGTGCAGTTGAGATGATATCTAAAACTGAGTGTCGAGTTCATCATAGGCTTGATGCAACTGTAGATGCTATTCTGGCAG GAAAATATCCATTGTTTGAAGTTCGCCGAATAGAGGATGAAGCTAAAGATCATGCTGGAGATACTGAAGCTAATAATTCATCAAAATTAACACAAGTTACTGAACAAAATCGTGTTGGAGATACTATAGATAAAAAGTCATTGAAGTCTACTCAACATACTGGAAATGACAATGTCAGAGATGCTGAAACTTATGTTTCATTGAGTTCAAATCGAACTGAGCAAACCCATTTTGGAGATTTTAACATGGCAAATGTTGAaacagaagaaaataaaataaagggtCACAAGGAAGTTGATGATTATCATCCCAAGTCCAAGAAAATTAGATCTAACACAACAATGAGCAGAAAAAGCCCAGTATATGTTTATACTTACAAG ATCCAGGATGCTGATTTATTACAAGTGGCAGCTGTAATGGGGTTTGATGATAAAATAGATGTAACTGATGATATTGGTTTCGCAGATGCTATTTTAGCATCTAGTTATGAAATAAAACAGAATCCTTGGATCCAGGGTGTCGCAAAATCTCATCAAATGCCTGTTTTTGTCATCAAG TCAAGTACAATGGCTCAAATGGTGAAGGCAATCCGTATGATTCTTGGGATGGATTTGTTTACCACTACACAGAAGCAATCAAACAGAACTTCTCTAGCTATTGAGATTGAAGACGATGCACCAAAGATACAACCATCCCTAGAGGAGATTGATGCCTTGGAG GAAGTTCGACTTGCAATCGAGTATATTGTTATCCCTGGTGGTGAGCCTGTCGAACTTCTGCCAAGGCGGTCTGATATTGTTGCTCGACAACTCGAGCTGGTCGAGAGTTATCAGTTAGCTGCTGAGAATTCAGGTACGGAGTTAAATCCGCGGCTGCAGATCCTTCCCCAGAAACTGAACAAGGGAAATTTCAAGCCGAGCTCAAGCTTTTTCTTCAAGTATGATGGTTCCGTGGCTTGTGGCGAAGGAGGTACTAGTGTTTTTAAGCTACCGTTTCTGCCCGAGTAA